Part of the Fusobacterium sp. genome is shown below.
TAACTTATTACAAAAGTGGACATCTATATTTTAATCTGAAGGATAAGGAAGCTCAAGTTAAATGTGCTGCTTTTAAATATAAATTCAAAAGAATTGCAGAAGATTTGAAAGATGGTGATTCTGTAAAAATATTTGGAGATGTTGGTTTCTATGAAAATAGAGGAGATTTTCAAATACTTGTAAGACATATTGAGAAAAAAAACGAATTAGGAGAGCTTTTTGCTAAACTTGAAAAATTAAAAAAAGAGATGGCTGATCAAGGTTACTTTGATCTTTCTCATAAAAAACCTCTCCCTAAATTTCCTAAAAACATTGGAGTGGTTACTGCCTATACTGGAGCAGCCATACAAGATATAATAAAAACTATCAAAAAAAGAGATGATACAATAAATATTTATGTATATCCTGCCAAAGTACAAGGAATAGGAGCAAAAGAAGAAATCATAAAAGGAATTAAAACTTTAAACCAAATAAAAGATATTGATTTAATAATAGCTGGGAGAGGTGGAGGAAGCATAGAAGACCTCTGGTCTTTTAATGAAAAAGAAGTGGCACTTGCTTTTTATGATTCTGAAAAACCTATCATATCTGCTGTAGGGCATGAAATAGATTATCTTCTCAGTGATCTCACAGCAGATGCAAGAGCAGCTACCCCTACTCAAGCTGTAGAGTTATCTGTTCCTGAACGAATAAAAACTTTAGAATCTATAGAAGACAGAAGCAGATATTTGAAATCTCTTATGAAAAATTATATAGAAATTTTAAAAAGAGAATTGGAAAAAAGAGAGAATAATTACTACATAAAAAATTTCAGTAGAAATATTGAAGAAAAAAATCAAGAGATAATTGAAAAAGAAATTCTTTTGAAAAAAGCCTTTGAACGCCATGTACAAAATCTTCAAAATAATTTAAACAACAGAGTAAATAAAATAGTTAATTTAAATCCACTTGAAACTTTAAAAAGAGGATATAGTGTTGTCACTAAAAATGGAATTTCAATAAGAAAAATCAGTGATTTATCAGTAAATGATGAAATTGATATTAAAATAGATGATGGTTTGATAAAAGGAATAGTAAAGGAGATAAAAAATGAAAAAGATACTTATTAGTATATTTATACTCTTATCTGCATCTTTAGCTTTTTCAGAGGAAATTACACCTATATATGAATATAGAAACGAAGCTCTGAGAAATATAGACACTCAAATGAATGCTGAAAGAAGCAGAGGAAGATTGAAAAGACTAAATAATCAATTTGAAGCAGAACTAAAAAATTATATAGAATCTGTAAATGGAAATACTGAAGTAATCTTTCAATTAGGAAATCAATATTTCAGAATGAATCAGTATGATCGTGCAAGAAAAATATTTTCTATGGATAAAACTGATATAAGAAATGTTTTTGGAGC
Proteins encoded:
- the xseA gene encoding exodeoxyribonuclease VII large subunit, producing the protein MFEERTYSVSEFNKKVKNYLEENSDLREFFLEGEMSGVTYYKSGHLYFNLKDKEAQVKCAAFKYKFKRIAEDLKDGDSVKIFGDVGFYENRGDFQILVRHIEKKNELGELFAKLEKLKKEMADQGYFDLSHKKPLPKFPKNIGVVTAYTGAAIQDIIKTIKKRDDTINIYVYPAKVQGIGAKEEIIKGIKTLNQIKDIDLIIAGRGGGSIEDLWSFNEKEVALAFYDSEKPIISAVGHEIDYLLSDLTADARAATPTQAVELSVPERIKTLESIEDRSRYLKSLMKNYIEILKRELEKRENNYYIKNFSRNIEEKNQEIIEKEILLKKAFERHVQNLQNNLNNRVNKIVNLNPLETLKRGYSVVTKNGISIRKISDLSVNDEIDIKIDDGLIKGIVKEIKNEKDTY